One Helianthus annuus cultivar XRQ/B chromosome 12, HanXRQr2.0-SUNRISE, whole genome shotgun sequence genomic region harbors:
- the LOC110896220 gene encoding uncharacterized protein LOC110896220, whose protein sequence is MVSVDAVGRSGGLISMWDPYVFEYIDVIREQRFIVVQGSIKHTGELINIVNVYAYNDPVERRALWEELLLLKKSLEGMWVFGGDFNDVRDPSERFNSDFVALNAEWFNWFIERADLVEYHMGGRKFTYHSDNGVHKSKLDRYLVCREFQANGRLLQLLLCPMWSRTTVQS, encoded by the coding sequence ATGGTGTCTGTGGACGCTGTTGGTAGGTCAGGGGGTTTGATCAGCATGTGGGATCCTTATGTGTTTGAATATATTGATGTTATCAGAGAACAAAGATTCATAGTGGTGCAAGGTAGCATTAAACATACTGGAGAATTAATTAACATAGTTAACGTGTATGCTTATAATGATCCGGTAGAACGTAGGGCCCTATGGGAGGAGTTGCTTTTGCTAAAGAAGTCGTTAGAAGGTATGTGGGTGTTCGGTGGGGATTTTAATGACGTCAGGGATCCGAGTGAAAGATTCAATTCTGATTTCGTAGCCTTGAACGCTGAATGGTTTAACTGGTTTATTGAAAGAGCAGACTTGGTGGAGTACCATATGGGTGGGCGAAAATTTACGTATCATTCAGATAATGGGGTACACAAAAGCAAATTGGATCGGTATTTGGTTTGTAGAGAGTTTCAGGCAAATGGCCGGCTGCTTCAGCTGTTGCTTTGTCCAATGTGGTCTCGGACCACTGTCCAATCTTGA